The following is a genomic window from Sedimenticola thiotaurini.
GCCTGTTCCTCGGGGCAGAATGCCCGGACCTGCTCGACGCACTCATACTCGGTGGCGCTGTCCGGTATCTCCAGTCGATCATGCTCAAGCAACGCCACCAGCACCCCCCGGTAGAGCAGACTCAGGGCCCCTCGCACATCCCCCTGCCGCAGCAGATCCCGACAGGCCGCGGCCACATCGCTGGGCAGGGCATCCTGCTCCAGGGAGAGGCCAAACAGGCTGGATGGACCATTTTTCTGCCGCACTTCAGCAGGCTGACGAACCACCCAATAGCCCCGATTGAGCCAGGCCCGGTACAGCAGCCAACCCAACAGCACCCCTGCCACCATTAGCAGCAGCGCCTTGCCAAATGCGGCGAACCCCCGGGTGAAGCCCTCCAGCATATCCAGTATCCACTGCAGGAGTGTAGGCAGCTCCTGCGGATCGTCGACCGGGTCATCCTGCCTGCCGATATATTTCCAGTAGGTCACCGATTCCCGTTTACCAAATGCCGGATCCTTCAACACCTCATGGATCAGCACTTTCGCCTCAGCCCTGTCCACTGCCGCAGCGGCCCGCAGATCGGCGGCATAACCACCACCCAGCAGCGCTCCACACAGCAACAGGAGCGCGGCCTGACCCGGTGCCCTGCGCTGCCCAGCCGATTTTTCATCCCGCCTGCTACGGCTCAGACGCCGAAAGGCGATCTCGATATCCCACGCCTCCAGATCGGTACGCCGGCTCAGGTAGAGGGAAAAGCCGGCGGCCACGTAGAACGGCGCGATCAATGACATGGCCAGCAGATCGGCCAGATGCTGCAGCCACTGCTCCAGCCGTCCGGGATTAAACAGGAAGTTATCCAGATCCAGCCAACGCAACTCCTCGGGCAGCATGATAACGATCAGAAAGATGGCGGCGAGCTGTAGTATCACTTCAAACAGCAGCCCGACCAGAGTCAGCCAGATACTCGCCTGCTGCGCCCGACTCAATATCCCGAGGCGTTTTTTCCGCGCCTTGCCCCTGAGCTTCTCCAGCACCGCCACCGGCATGTTGAAAGATCGGTTGGGGTTGAAGCGGCGCCAGGTCAGATTGGCCAGCAACTGAGGGCGGATAACGCTGAAGGTCTGCCCCAGAGTCGCCCCGATACCAAGTTGATCGGCAAACAGGGCACGACTCAACCAGAACAGCAGCAGCGGTTCGTAAAGCGGCTTGCACCACCAGACAACCAGGATCGCCCAGACCGGATCATCGTTAAAAAACAGCGCAGACAACAGATAGACCGGCAGGGCCAGGGCCAACCAGAGCAACCAGAGCGGTAAGAACCAGGTCCGGGCCATGACGAAGCCCAGGTCTATCGCTTCCCAGGAGGTGCGGGGCCGCACGGTCACGGCGATCCTATCCAGTTCCATGCCTCTTCCTCCCGGCCAGGCCAAGATAGAGCAACACCAACATCCAGAACAGACCGGCCACGGCGTACTTGATGGGGGCGGACAGTGAACTGGAGGACCAGAAGGCCTCTACAAAGGCGGCAATCAGCAGCATGAAAGCGGCCCCCATCACCAGCGGCAGTGCCACTCTGGCCCGCTGTTTCAGGGCGGCCAGGCGGGGTAGCCGACCTGGCGCGATCAGGGCATGACCGATAATCAGCCCGGAGGCGCCACAGATCACGATAGCGGTCAGCTCAAAAGCCCCGTGCCCCGAGACAAACGACCAGAACGTCTCCTGGTAGCCGATCCGGGTCAGGTGGCCTGCCACGGCCCCCAGCACCACCCCATTGAACAGCAACAGCAGCACCGTTCCCAGGCCGAACAGTATGCCGCCGGCGAAGGTGCGGAAGCCGATGCCGATATTGTTCGATATATAGTGCCCGAACATCATCAGATCGGTCTCGGCGGTGCGCTCAAGGGAGCGTCCCGGCTTGCGGTTGGCCGGGTCATACATCGACTCCATAGTCGCCACCTGATCCTCGTCCATCACGCTGTAGATCACATCCGGTTGCAGGTAGCAGAATCCACCCAGCAGCAGGCCGGGTAACAACAGCAGCGCCGCCGCCAGCCAGAAGTAACGGATCTGGCGACGCAGGGCGCAGGGAAAACCATAGGCGATGAACTGCACCAGGCGCCAGAGCTCGGCGGTGCGACCGGAGTAGAGCTGTCGATGGCCGCGCAATACCAGTTCGTGCAGCTGCTGTTCCAACGCCGGGCTGTAGTGACGACTGCGGGCGATCGCGTAGTGATTGCACACTTCCCGGTAAAGTCCGGGCAGGGCATCCAGTTCCGCTGCGCTGTGTTGGCGGCGACGTGATGAGCGGTCAAGATCATCCAGTAGCTGCCCCATCCTTTCCCACTGCTCCCGGTGCTGCTGCTCGAAGCCACGCTGCCGCATGTCAGCGCCCCTGCCCCTGGGCCAGCCACCCGGCGTAGGCCAGCAGTTCATGGACCGCCGCTTCACCCCGCTGATTAGTCAGGTCAGTAAGAATTTCGGCCAGTTCGATCCGTCGTGCCTGGGTTAACTGGGGCGCACGCTCGGCAAACTCCAGCAGGGAACGTTTCTCCTCGCTGACAAACTGCATGGGTGGATGAACCGGCGGCACATCCGGCAGTGCGGGGCGCTCCACCACCCTGCTCCGATAGACCACCAACGTACCGGCAGCCAGGTCCCCCAGGCGCTGAAAGTTTCGGTTCAACAGCATGGAAACCAGCCCCGCCGCATAGAGAAACGGCAGGAAATCGGCCGCCCGCAACAGGTTTCTGATCAGGGAAGCGGACCAGGATACTGGTGTCCCGTTATCCTGAATCACCTCCAGACCCATGGCCTTTTTGCCCGGTGTGGCTCCCTGGCGCATTTCAAACAGTACCGGGTAGAACCACTCGATCAGAAAAAACAGCACCAGACTGAGGCCGAACCCCAGCCCCCCAAGAAACGAAAACGGTATGGCAATCGCCAGATAGAGTCCGGCACGGATCAGCATGTCGATGGCCCAGGCGCAGCTACGAACCACCGGGCCGGCGAGGCGCAGACTGAGCGCCACCCCTTCAGGTGTCTCGTAGCTGCGGATGGTGTCCAGCATCAAGCCGGGTTCACTGATAATAGATATCCCGATAGGCGGTATACATGGAGGCTGCCATCACCGGCATCACCACCAGCAGACCCAGACCCACCGGTATGGCACCGATAAAGAACAGTATCAGACCGATCACCCCATACAGCAGGAACGGCAGGATATTCTTCAGACAGCCGGTAAAACTCTGCTTCATGGCAGACACCGCCGACAATCCCTCCATGGCGATCAGCGCCGGTGCAAACCAGTAGGCCATCATCAGCGGAATCGACAACCCCAGGCCTAGCAGCCCGATCAGCAGCACGGAACCGACACCCACGGCGGACTGCATTGCGCCCGGTTCAGCCCCCGGCATACCGCTCATTCCTCCCAGCATGCCGAACATCACTCCACCACCGACCATGACCATCACAAAGCCCATCACAAGCATACCCACCAGGTAGAGCAGGCCCACCAGCACCAACTGCCCCACACTGGATGAGAAACCGGCAAACAGGTGGCTGATCTCGAAATCATCCCCATGCTCCTGGGCGGCGGAGCCCAGCATCAGGCCGGCCAGCATGACCGGTGACAACAGGGTGATCACCAGGGAACCGATAAACGGCACCAGACTGAGCACCACCGACAGCACCACCCAGATAACCAGTGCCACGAGCCACGCCAGCGGATTCTGCTTGAAATGCCAGAAACCCTGGCTGATCCATTTCCAGCCATTGCCGAACGGGCGGGCGTGCGGTCCGGACAACTCGCCCTGCTGCGCCTCGCCGACCAGGTCCGCCTGGGGTGCCGCATAGGGGTCTTCAGAATTTGCTTCCGTTTCACCGGCGGCAGCCAGCTCGGCCTGTCGGGCCAGATACTTGGGAATCACAATGCCACAGGCGAGACAGCTGTCGTTCTCCAGTCGATCGGAGCCGCACTTGGGGCAGACCTTTGTTGCCTTGGCGGCCTGCACTGCGGCGGGATCCAGTGAGGCGACCGTGGGGCTGTCCGGATCGACCCGCTCCTCTTCTTCGATCGGCACCAGTGACAGTTTTCCAGAGTCAGGTATCGCTTGCATCGGCTCCAGGCGTACCACCATACCGACCGATTCCAGTGCCTGCAGATACTTTTCCGCCTTCAGCTTCTCCAGCGATTTCTTCAGAACCACCTCGCGGACCGATGAGAGCAGCTTTCGCGCCTTGGCTTCGGGCACTTTGAAGCGTTTACAGAAATCCGCGATGGCATCCTCAACATCAATGCCGGATCGCAGTTTACCGGTGTAGATAACCTGATAGTGCTCCGCCACAATATCATCTCCTAACTGGTTGTCATTATTGTTATGCGGACCACGCCCGGGTGTGGTCCACCAAGCCCGTACCCTAAATCCGCAACCATCCGACCTCGCCGCCGACAGAGCACTAGCGGTGGATTCTAAGACATGCGGCCAAAAATCTAAATCGAAGGCGCCATTAAATTGCCCCGCAGGTGGCTATTTTGTCGGTTATACCCGGTTTCGTTACCGCATTCCGGCTATGGGCGGAGAGACCCGCCTTTTAATTCCCCTACCCTGATCCCGACCACCCCTGTCCTGAACACC
Proteins encoded in this region:
- a CDS encoding DUF4129 domain-containing protein; its protein translation is MELDRIAVTVRPRTSWEAIDLGFVMARTWFLPLWLLWLALALPVYLLSALFFNDDPVWAILVVWWCKPLYEPLLLFWLSRALFADQLGIGATLGQTFSVIRPQLLANLTWRRFNPNRSFNMPVAVLEKLRGKARKKRLGILSRAQQASIWLTLVGLLFEVILQLAAIFLIVIMLPEELRWLDLDNFLFNPGRLEQWLQHLADLLAMSLIAPFYVAAGFSLYLSRRTDLEAWDIEIAFRRLSRSRRDEKSAGQRRAPGQAALLLLCGALLGGGYAADLRAAAAVDRAEAKVLIHEVLKDPAFGKRESVTYWKYIGRQDDPVDDPQELPTLLQWILDMLEGFTRGFAAFGKALLLMVAGVLLGWLLYRAWLNRGYWVVRQPAEVRQKNGPSSLFGLSLEQDALPSDVAAACRDLLRQGDVRGALSLLYRGVLVALLEHDRLEIPDSATEYECVEQVRAFCPEEQASYFARLTRLWIATAYGHQAPEQQRMAGLCDEWERLFGGVSDRAQ
- a CDS encoding stage II sporulation protein M, which produces MRQRGFEQQHREQWERMGQLLDDLDRSSRRRQHSAAELDALPGLYREVCNHYAIARSRHYSPALEQQLHELVLRGHRQLYSGRTAELWRLVQFIAYGFPCALRRQIRYFWLAAALLLLPGLLLGGFCYLQPDVIYSVMDEDQVATMESMYDPANRKPGRSLERTAETDLMMFGHYISNNIGIGFRTFAGGILFGLGTVLLLLFNGVVLGAVAGHLTRIGYQETFWSFVSGHGAFELTAIVICGASGLIIGHALIAPGRLPRLAALKQRARVALPLVMGAAFMLLIAAFVEAFWSSSSLSAPIKYAVAGLFWMLVLLYLGLAGRKRHGTG
- a CDS encoding RDD family protein, with amino-acid sequence MLDTIRSYETPEGVALSLRLAGPVVRSCAWAIDMLIRAGLYLAIAIPFSFLGGLGFGLSLVLFFLIEWFYPVLFEMRQGATPGKKAMGLEVIQDNGTPVSWSASLIRNLLRAADFLPFLYAAGLVSMLLNRNFQRLGDLAAGTLVVYRSRVVERPALPDVPPVHPPMQFVSEEKRSLLEFAERAPQLTQARRIELAEILTDLTNQRGEAAVHELLAYAGWLAQGQGR
- a CDS encoding BPSS1780 family membrane protein → MAEHYQVIYTGKLRSGIDVEDAIADFCKRFKVPEAKARKLLSSVREVVLKKSLEKLKAEKYLQALESVGMVVRLEPMQAIPDSGKLSLVPIEEEERVDPDSPTVASLDPAAVQAAKATKVCPKCGSDRLENDSCLACGIVIPKYLARQAELAAAGETEANSEDPYAAPQADLVGEAQQGELSGPHARPFGNGWKWISQGFWHFKQNPLAWLVALVIWVVLSVVLSLVPFIGSLVITLLSPVMLAGLMLGSAAQEHGDDFEISHLFAGFSSSVGQLVLVGLLYLVGMLVMGFVMVMVGGGVMFGMLGGMSGMPGAEPGAMQSAVGVGSVLLIGLLGLGLSIPLMMAYWFAPALIAMEGLSAVSAMKQSFTGCLKNILPFLLYGVIGLILFFIGAIPVGLGLLVVMPVMAASMYTAYRDIYYQ